The Chitinimonas arctica region ATCACCGGTTCGAATATCGCCATCAACGGTGGTCAACATATGTTTTGATCTTGCGGGCCGGGCGGGCGCTACCGCCCTCCCGGCCATTCGGTCCGGCAAGCGCGCATGCGCCGGACCGAACAAACGCGTACCATTAAATTCCCTTATAAATCAGCAAACTATATTTACGCAATTGCTCCCCGCCGGGTGTGCGCGGTATCCTAACGCTTTGCTCGAATTCAGCTACCGATATGACTATCGTCATCAAGACCCAAGAAGATATTGAAAAAATGCGTATTGCCGGCCGCCTGGCCAGCGAAGTGTTGGACTACATCACGCCATTTGTCGTCCCCGGCGTCACCACCGCCGAACTGAATCGTCTCTGCCACGAATATATGACAAATGTGCAGGGCACCATCCCGGCACCGCTCAATTATTGCCCGCCCGGCTATACGCCCTACCCGGCCGCCATCTGTACCTCAGTCAACCAGGTGGTTTGCCATGGCATCCCCAACGACAAGGCATTGCGTAGCGGCGATGTGGTGAATCTCGATATCACCGTGATCAAGGACGGCTACCACGGCGATACCAGCCGCATGTTCGCCGTCGGCGAAGTCGCCAGCCATGCCAAGCGCCTGGCGCAGGTGACGTTCGAATGCATGTGGATAGGCATAGACCTGGTACGGCCCGGTATCCGCCTGGGCGATATCGGCGCGGCCATCCAACGCCATGCCGAAAAACAGGGCTATTCCGTGGTACGGGAATTCTGCGGCCACGGTATCGGCAAGAAATTCCACGAGGAGCCGCAGGTATTGCATTACGGCAAGCCTGGCACCGGCCTGGAGTTGAAGGCAGGCATGATCTTCACCATCGAACCGATGATCAACGCCGGCAAGAAGGAAATCCGCCCCATGCCCGACGGCTGGACCATCACCACCAAGGACCGGTCGCTGTCCGCCCAGTGGGAACATACCATCCTGGTCACGGAAAACGGCTATGAGGTCTTGACCCAATCGGCCGGCACCCCCGCCAAGCCGGCGCTGGAAGCGCATATGCACACGGCCTGACCGCCCCTCTGGCACTTAACGAGCGCAAGCGAGGCTCCCTCGCGGCGGCGAGGGCGGGGGGAGTTGGATTAAATCAAGCGAGGAGCGGCTGATTTGTCCCTGTGGCTTAACGCCCGGCTTTGCCGGGTGGTGAGTTGCAGTTTGAGTAAGCGCAATGGTTCAGTGCGTCCTCTTGCCGTGCGCTGGAAGCAGGCACGCGGTAAGCTTGGACCATTGCCGGCGCAACGGCTATCCGCGGAGTCTCCAGCATGCTGGTACAGATCGATCTTGCCGATACCCTGCTCGCCCTGGAGCTGCTGCAGGTGCAACGCGTGGCCTACCAGCAGGAAGCGGAACTGATCGGCTATCCCGCCTTGCCGCCGCTGCGGGAAACCTTGCCGGAACTGCTCGATTGCGGCGAGACCGTGCTGGGCTGGCGGGTGGATGGCGAGCTACGCGGTGCCGTGGGTTATCTGGCGCAAGCCGGACAAGCGGATATCTGCCGCCTGGTGGTGGCACCCGCCTGGCAGCGCCAGGGTATCGCCCGCCAGCTATTGCAGGCCTTGATAGACAACGACGAATACGCCGCAATCACCGTCACCACGGCAGCAGCCAATCTGCCGGCATTGGCCTTGTACCGGGAAATGGGCTTTTTACCCTCCACCCCATTTACCACCCCGGATGGACTGGCCCTGGTGCGATTGCAGCGTGGCCCGGCGCCAGACCGGTGCTGACGCGCCCCCCACTAAATACAGTACTTCCCTATCTACCGGCAAAGCGGTAAAGATAGTAGCTGTCCCTCCAGAGCTGGCCGCCATGAACGCTTCACTTCCCATCCCGGATCTGCGCCGGCAGTTGCAAAGCGCGCGAGCCTTGCTGCATCACGACTATCACGACCCCGAACGGGCAGCCGAGCTGGTGGAGGCCGATGCCCGCCTGGTCGATCATTTCCTGGTCGAGCGCTGGCGCGAACTGGAGATCGACCCGCAGGCCGCCTTGATCGCGGTGGGCGGCTATGGCCGTGGCCAGCTGTTTCCCTGCTCCGATATCGATCTTTTGATCCTGCTGCCCGCGAATGCCGGCAAGCACACCCTGCAGAAAGTGGAAAGCCTGGTCGGCCTGCTGTGGGATCTGGGCCTGGAAGTCGGCCATAGCGTCCGCACGCTCAGCGAGTGCCTGGCGGAAGCGCGCGATATCACCGTCAGCACCACCCTGCTGGAAACCCGTCTTTTGGCCGGTTCCGGCCCCGCCTATGGGGAATTGGTGGAATCGGTATTCGGGCAGCTCGATCAGCGGGCCTTTTTCGAGGCAAAGCTGCTGGAGCAGCAACAGCGCCACGAACGCTACCAGGGCTCGGTCAACAAGCTGGAGCCGAACGTCAAGGAGGCGCCCGGCGGCATGCGCGACCTGCACCTGGTCCTGTGGCTGACCGGTGCCTGCGGCCTGGGCGGCGATTGGGACAGCCTGCATAAATCCGGGGTACTGACCGGCCAGGAACTGCGCAAGCTCAAGCGCGCCGAGAAGATGCTGTGGTCTTTCCGCATCGCCCTGCATCTCACCGCCAATCGCCGCGAGGA contains the following coding sequences:
- the map gene encoding type I methionyl aminopeptidase → MTIVIKTQEDIEKMRIAGRLASEVLDYITPFVVPGVTTAELNRLCHEYMTNVQGTIPAPLNYCPPGYTPYPAAICTSVNQVVCHGIPNDKALRSGDVVNLDITVIKDGYHGDTSRMFAVGEVASHAKRLAQVTFECMWIGIDLVRPGIRLGDIGAAIQRHAEKQGYSVVREFCGHGIGKKFHEEPQVLHYGKPGTGLELKAGMIFTIEPMINAGKKEIRPMPDGWTITTKDRSLSAQWEHTILVTENGYEVLTQSAGTPAKPALEAHMHTA
- a CDS encoding GNAT family N-acetyltransferase; this encodes MLVQIDLADTLLALELLQVQRVAYQQEAELIGYPALPPLRETLPELLDCGETVLGWRVDGELRGAVGYLAQAGQADICRLVVAPAWQRQGIARQLLQALIDNDEYAAITVTTAAANLPALALYREMGFLPSTPFTTPDGLALVRLQRGPAPDRC